The genomic DNA CATTTTATCAATCCAATCGTTTATACAAAAGTCGTGGATTTATAAAAATTATTATAATTCTCACTGCCCATGCGGACCAGCCGGTTCGGGCGGCGAGGCGACGCCTTTGCTCTTCCAGCGTGCGACGAAAAACGTTAGCGGTTCGCCGGAATTGTTCACTAAGCCGTGCATAGCCCACGGTTCCACGTAGAGCACGTCTCCCTTCTTAGCGGGAAATTCTTTTCCGTTCAAATGCCACATTCCCGAACCTTCCGTTAGGACGAGAAATTCCTCTTCCTCGTGCCGATGCGCTGGATGCAGAGATTGATGGGGCTTGATGACGGCGAAGGCGGCGAGCACTTTTTCGGCGCCGAAGCTGTCGCCCTCGAAGAAATAGCGCATCTCGCCCCAATCGCCGGTATTGGAACCGGCCTCTTCCCAAGAAACGACTTTGGATCGAAGAATTTCCTGTTGCGACTTCTCGCCATAAGCCTTTCCCCAAAAGAAGGAGCCGAGGGCGATTAATAATGTAAATGCAAGATAAATGGATAGCGATTTTTTCATAGCTTTACCTCAATTGTAAACTTACATTCTTATGTTAGCGATAATGGTGGGCTACGCTTCGCTTTGAGCCTACCCTACGATTTAGAGCGTACGGGCGGCGTCAATGTCTATCATACAAAACTCTTCCTTCCTTTATGGCGCGCGCCGCGACGTTGTTCATGGAATTCATCCGGCTTTCCAGTTCCGTTTGAGTAAAGAGAAGAATATCCACGGGCAGCATGAATTTCCCTAATGCTTTCCAAATCCGCGCCATTTCTTTGCGGCGGATTCGCTCCGGTCCAAAAGGCTTGGAATCGACAATTAAAAAGTCAACATCGGAATCCGGATTGGAAACTCCTTTCGCATGGGAACCGAAAAGAATAATTTTTTCGGGTTGGATCACCTTCACAATAACATCAACCATATGCGATAAGGTAACGTCAGAAATATTGCTCATGATCCATCCTACTTTTCGACTTCACTCATCATTCATCATTATTGTATGAACAAATCTTCCACCTTTACGATTTTCGCTTTCTCCGCTGCGATCTTCAATGGATATTTCATAATCTCTTTGTCTTCATTATATATTTCTTCCGATTTAGGCGCGTCGTATTTGATGGGGGATTCAGCGTTGGAGACCAATTGTTTTTTTAATTCTTCGGCGTTGTTGGTGATGATGGCGATTTTTATATTTTTATATTGCAGATGCTTCTTGATGGCTTGGTTGACGTCCTTCAATGTAAGTTCGTCCATCATTTGGCGGAATTTTTCCAGATGGCTGCCGTTGAGGCAATAGAAGCGGTCGTCGATGGAGTAGCCTAGGCGCGAGTCCGTATCAGGCGCGTAATGCAGGGCGTATTTCTTCAGGAAGTTGCGCGTAAGTTCGAATTGCTCCTTGGTCAGACCATTGTCGACTAGCTTTTGCAGCTCGCGGATAGCGGCGCGCAGGACGAAATGCCTGGTTTCGTTGGGAACGGGGCGAATCCAGATTTCGAAAATTTGCTGGCGGCGCGCTACGTTGACCGGCGGCATTTGCACCTGGCCGCCGGAGGGGAAATTCTCGATATAACTGTAATCGCCGTAATTGAGGCCGCGGGCGGCGCGGATGACCTGGAAGAGGTGGGAACTGGAATTGCGGTGCTCTCCCATCCACGAATTGGCGAGCGCCAGGGCGTACCATTCTTTTGTGCCGCGCAGAATATCGATGGGAAAGCCGAGAGAAATGGCCGTCGCCTTAGCGTCTTTTTCGACGATGGTTACGTTCAAGCCGTCGATCGGTTCGAATTCCGGCTTTGCGACGGCTTTCGGTTCTCCTTGCGGCAGCGCTTGCAAATCTTTTTGTAAGCGCGTCAGAAATTCCGGCGTGAAGCCGCCGCCGAGGCCGATGACGCAGTGGTTCTTCGTATAATGCCGTGCGTAGAATTGCTTGACGTCGTCTAACGTAACGCTTTTAAGTCCGCTGATCGTCGTCATGCGGTAAGGCGTTTCCTTGAATATTTCATTGTATAAAACGGCTTTGCCCAGTTCTTCGTCGCTGGAATATTTCAATATGGTTTGCAGATAATTGAGCGCGCGGTCTTTGATGCGTGCGAAATCTTCTTCTTTAAAAGCGGGGCGCAGCAGGCCATCGAGGAAAAGGGGATAATACTCCTCCAGGTTGTCTTTGTGCACGCGGCCGCGATAAATCGTCATTTCCATAGATTGATCGGCGGAGTATGCCGCAGCCAGAGGATATAGCTTTTCCAGAATAGTCTCGTAACTGTTGTTCGTCGTCGATCCTTCGGAAAGCATATCCGCCGTGAGCCAGGCCAGACCTTCCTTGCCGGCGGGATCGTCTTGCGATCCGGTTTTGAACCAAAGCCGGATGGAGATAGTGGGATCGTCTTTGACCGGCAATAGAACCGGCGAGTTGTCATCTTTGCTTAACGCGTTCATATTCAACGTCATGATTAAAAAGATTCCCAAGCCGAAGCGAAAGGTTGCATTCATTTTTCTTCTCCCTTGACGAGGACGACGTTTCTTTTTTCCGGCGAAAAGTAATAGCGGGCGGCGTTTTGGATGTCCTGGGGCGTTATGGCGCCGTAAGCGGCGTATACCTCGTCCACTACGCCGATGCCCCCGGTGAGGGTGATGAAGCGGGGCATGAAGCCTGCGACGTTGTCGGACGTGTCGAGATTCATGAGGAAGGAATATTTTTTGCGCTTCTTCAAATCGTTGAGCCGCGTTTCGTCCACAAGCGCGTCTTGGGACTTTTTCAAGGCGTCGTAGATTTCATTCTTCACGAAGTCGATGTCTTTCTCCTCTTTAATCATTGTATAAATGCCTAAAAGAAACGGATCGCGTGTGAAAGCGAATTGGGCTTCGATCATCTGCACTTTCTGCTCGTTGAGAACCAGTTTCTTGTAAATATCGCTGGTTTCGCCGAAAGCCAGTTCCTCCAGCAGCGAGACGGCGATGACATTTTTGTTTTTCACGTCGAAAGCGTCGCCTTTGTAAGCGACGATCAGCAAAGGCAGCGTTTTTCCGGGATAGGAAACCTCAGCAATTCTCTCTTTGATTTGAGGCGGTTCAGGCTTGATCTGCGGCGCAACGTAGCCCGGCTTCCAGGAAGCGTAATATTTCTTGATGAGATCGAGGGTTTTATCTTTTCGAATGTCGCCTACTACCAGTATGACGATGTTTTCGGGGCGGTAGTAGCGTTTGAAAAAAGATTGGCTGTATTCATACATATTCGGCATATCTTTGATGTCTTTTTCGAAGCCGATGACGGTGTGTTTGTAAGTATGTACGTCGAAGGCCATATCCTGCAATTTTTCCAGGCCGACGAACCAGGGGCTGGTGCGTCCTTTCTGGAATTCGCCATAGACGGCCCCAGATTCCGTTTGGAAGGCTTTTTCATCGTAATGCAAATTTTGAAAGCGGTCCGCTTCCAATTCGACGACGCGCTCCAAGTCTTCGCTGGCAAAGTTAATGTGGTAGACGGTGAGGTCGTCGTCGGTATAGGCGTTGGCGTCGGCGCCGAGTCCGGTCATGATCTCGTCGTAGACGGGGCCGGGATATTTATCCGTGCCGCGAAACATCATGTGTTCGAAGAAATGGGCGAAGCCCGATTTGCCCGGCTCCCATTCGTCGCGGCTGCCAGTGCGCACGACGGAATAGTACGAAGCCAAACCGGGGCTTTCCATGGGGATGAGAATGACGGAGAGGCCGTTATCCAATTTGGTTGTGGAATACTCGTAAGGAAAGATTTTAGGCGTTTGGGCTAATGAGAATTGCGCCGCCAGCATCATGATTAATCCTGCGTAAATGGTTTTGGACATAGTGGTCTCCTATCATGATTCAATCGCCGATTCGTTAAAACAACAGTGGTGGGCTGCGCTCCGCTTTGAGCCCACCCTACGGATGCGATTATGGACCTAAGCCATATTAATTCGGGTGAGAAAATGATACAACGGCGTTGGGATTGGATGAGGTTGAACGATGAGGAGGGATATATCTCATGATAAGAATAATTGCGAAATGGTTGGCAACGGCGTTGGCGGTTTTTCTTGCTCAACCGATGTGGAGCGAAGAAGCGAGCAAGGACGTACAGTCTGAAAAAGAAATTCCCGCCGCCATCGCGCTGTTTTTCAATCCGCCGCCGGAATACGCCCATGATTTGGGGAATTATAAATCGCCGCTGAATTTTTACGATGGAACGCCGGTGAAAACGCGTGAGGATTGGCGGCGGCGGCGCGAGGAGATTTTAAACACATGGCATGGGATCATGGGCGCATGGCCGCCGTTGATCGAGAAGCCTAAGATTGAATATTTGGCCAAAGAACGGCGGGAGAATTTCGTGCAGCATAAAATTCGCTTGGAAGTCGCTCCCGGTCCGGCGATGTTCGATAGTTACTTATTGATTCCTGACGGCCAGGGGCCGTTTCCGGCGGCGCTGGTTCTTTTTTACGAAGCGGATACCGCCATAGGAAAGGGCAGGGAAGGGCGCGATTTCGCCTATCAATTGGCCAAGCGCGGCTTTGTGGCGCTTTCGACGGGAACGCCTGCTTCGTTCTATTATCCCAACGAGGAAAAAGCGGAGCTGCAACCGCTGTCGGCGATGGCCTATGCGGCGGCCAACGCTTATAACGCTCTCGCCAATCTGCCCGAAGTCGATCCTAAGCGCGTCGGCGTATTGGGCCATTCCTACGGCGGCAAATGGGCCATGTTCGCTTCCTGCTTCTACGAGAAATTCGCCTGCGCCGCTTGGTCGGACGGCGGAGTCGTCTTCGACGAAGCGCGGCCCAACGTGAATTATTGGGAACCGTGGTATCTGGGCTATGATGCGGGACATAAACGCAAGGCGGGTATTCCAACGAATGAGAATCCTCGGACGGGAGCCTATAAACGTATGGTGGAAGAAGGGCATGATCTCGTCGAATTGCACGCCCTGATGGCGCCGAGGCCGTTTCTGGTTTCGGGGGGATCGGAAGATCGTCCGGAGCGCTGGAAGGCGTTAAATCACGCCGTCGCCGTCAATGAATTTCTAGGCTATAAAAACCGAGTAGCCATGACCAACCGCGAAGGACATTCGCCAACGCCGGAATCGAACGAGCAGATGTATACATTCTTGGAATATTTTTTGAAAAATGAAAATTAAATCGTAGGATGGATCGCTCCGCTTGACCCATCAATTGTTATCCGTAAAAAAAACGATGGGTCGAAAAACGTGACCCATCATTCGCTGCTTAGACGATTACTGAAGGAAATACTCCTCGCAGCGCAAACCACTTCGCAGGCAACCTGAGTTTTTTTCAAAAAAATATTGATTATGAGGTTGACAAAGCGTAAATTTGATTATATTATATCGCACATATCGCACATATCGCACATATCGCACATATCGCACATAACATTATAATCAGAAGGGGACGATTATAATGGAATAAGTAGATTCAAAATTGTTGGTTCAATATTTTGTATGAAGGGGGTGATTGTTTTCAATAAGTTAAATAAACCTTCACAGTCTACCACTTATTAGGGAGATATCCTCCGCAGATGTCGCGATAGCGGCAGTTGTGGAGTGGTAAAATGAATTCAAGGTGACAATTAACAAGATAATATCCATTGATTAGGAGGATAATGATGGTAAAAAAAATTCCTTTAATTCTATTAACGATTATCGTTTTGGCGAGTTCGATAATCTTGAATACGGAATATTTATGGTCGGCTTGTTATGCCATTCGATCTTTTACCTATTGGGATTATACAGGCGCCGAAATATGTGGGACTTACCCAAATGGTACGCCTGATCAAAGTCATTATTGCGCTTCTTATGGCACCCAATTGGCTTGTTCAAAAATATTCGGAACTTCTATGGTAGGAGGGCGAGAAGGGGCGAAAGATGAAACAAGAGCAATTAATTTTGTGGTTTTTAGGGGTTGTACATATAGTGGAAATTACACTCAACCTTGCGCTGAACCGAGTACTCATTATGCTATATGCAATTCTGGAGAATATGCCTATAATGATTCGGGGACTCTCCATTATCCGGTGTTAGACGATACAAAACCTCATTGTTTAGTGCCCAATCAATAAAAAAAGAAGGAGGATATTATCATGAGAATCAATGATCGTTCGCGATTTATTACAAATAGGGTAATCGTTTGGGTTGCTTTTTTTCTAATCGGGGTAAATTCGATTTCATATCCCGCGGAACAGGATTCTATTTTGCAGGGTTTAAAAAACTACATGGAATCGTATAACCGATTCTCCATCTTGGCTCTTACCTATCAACATATTGTAGAAAAACCGACTCATTCAAAAGAAGAAGCCACTAAAATGGCTTACCAGAAGATTCGTTCCAGTACGAAACTGCTCTTTGGCAAGGAATATACGCCTGATTTGGAAGGATCGATTCAAGAGTATATAAAAACTATCGATTTTGACGGCATGGTGAAAGAAAACATGCTAGGATCAACAAGATTGCCAGAAACGATTCAAGTCATATTTAGCCATAATGATTTTGAACA from Candidatus Omnitrophota bacterium includes the following:
- a CDS encoding cupin domain-containing protein, with the translated sequence MKKSLSIYLAFTLLIALGSFFWGKAYGEKSQQEILRSKVVSWEEAGSNTGDWGEMRYFFEGDSFGAEKVLAAFAVIKPHQSLHPAHRHEEEEFLVLTEGSGMWHLNGKEFPAKKGDVLYVEPWAMHGLVNNSGEPLTFFVARWKSKGVASPPEPAGPHGQ
- a CDS encoding nucleotidyltransferase domain-containing protein; this encodes MSNISDVTLSHMVDVIVKVIQPEKIILFGSHAKGVSNPDSDVDFLIVDSKPFGPERIRRKEMARIWKALGKFMLPVDILLFTQTELESRMNSMNNVAARAIKEGRVLYDRH
- a CDS encoding pitrilysin family protein, which encodes MNATFRFGLGIFLIMTLNMNALSKDDNSPVLLPVKDDPTISIRLWFKTGSQDDPAGKEGLAWLTADMLSEGSTTNNSYETILEKLYPLAAAYSADQSMEMTIYRGRVHKDNLEEYYPLFLDGLLRPAFKEEDFARIKDRALNYLQTILKYSSDEELGKAVLYNEIFKETPYRMTTISGLKSVTLDDVKQFYARHYTKNHCVIGLGGGFTPEFLTRLQKDLQALPQGEPKAVAKPEFEPIDGLNVTIVEKDAKATAISLGFPIDILRGTKEWYALALANSWMGEHRNSSSHLFQVIRAARGLNYGDYSYIENFPSGGQVQMPPVNVARRQQIFEIWIRPVPNETRHFVLRAAIRELQKLVDNGLTKEQFELTRNFLKKYALHYAPDTDSRLGYSIDDRFYCLNGSHLEKFRQMMDELTLKDVNQAIKKHLQYKNIKIAIITNNAEELKKQLVSNAESPIKYDAPKSEEIYNEDKEIMKYPLKIAAEKAKIVKVEDLFIQ
- a CDS encoding pitrilysin family protein; translated protein: MSKTIYAGLIMMLAAQFSLAQTPKIFPYEYSTTKLDNGLSVILIPMESPGLASYYSVVRTGSRDEWEPGKSGFAHFFEHMMFRGTDKYPGPVYDEIMTGLGADANAYTDDDLTVYHINFASEDLERVVELEADRFQNLHYDEKAFQTESGAVYGEFQKGRTSPWFVGLEKLQDMAFDVHTYKHTVIGFEKDIKDMPNMYEYSQSFFKRYYRPENIVILVVGDIRKDKTLDLIKKYYASWKPGYVAPQIKPEPPQIKERIAEVSYPGKTLPLLIVAYKGDAFDVKNKNVIAVSLLEELAFGETSDIYKKLVLNEQKVQMIEAQFAFTRDPFLLGIYTMIKEEKDIDFVKNEIYDALKKSQDALVDETRLNDLKKRKKYSFLMNLDTSDNVAGFMPRFITLTGGIGVVDEVYAAYGAITPQDIQNAARYYFSPEKRNVVLVKGEEK
- a CDS encoding acyl-CoA thioester hydrolase/BAAT C-terminal domain-containing protein; this translates as MIRIIAKWLATALAVFLAQPMWSEEASKDVQSEKEIPAAIALFFNPPPEYAHDLGNYKSPLNFYDGTPVKTREDWRRRREEILNTWHGIMGAWPPLIEKPKIEYLAKERRENFVQHKIRLEVAPGPAMFDSYLLIPDGQGPFPAALVLFYEADTAIGKGREGRDFAYQLAKRGFVALSTGTPASFYYPNEEKAELQPLSAMAYAAANAYNALANLPEVDPKRVGVLGHSYGGKWAMFASCFYEKFACAAWSDGGVVFDEARPNVNYWEPWYLGYDAGHKRKAGIPTNENPRTGAYKRMVEEGHDLVELHALMAPRPFLVSGGSEDRPERWKALNHAVAVNEFLGYKNRVAMTNREGHSPTPESNEQMYTFLEYFLKNEN